From the bacterium genome, the window CCCGTTGTGCTCGTTCCCGCCGGGTTCACCGATGGTCTTACGGATGAAGAACTCAGCGCGCTTGCAGTTCACGAGCTCACGCATGTGAAACGGAACGATGCGCTCGTTTTTTCAGTGGTGTCAGTTGTTCGGGCGCTGTTTTTCTTCCACCCGCTTGTATGGCTTGCGACCGATCAGGTCGTCGTGCTTGCCGAGCACGCATGCGACGAGGCCGTGCTGGACAGCGTATCGGAGCCCTTTGTCTATATTGAAATGCTCGTCGGGCTTGCTTCCAACCGTTCCCGCCGGAGATTCGTTACCGAAATGGCAGCCGGGTTCGTTATCTCGAAACATGCCTTCCTCCGCCGCGTGGAGGTCATGCTCTCGGATAAAGGGAAGAGAATACGGAGTCTTTCGCGCGGTTTTCTGGCGGGCACGGTTATCGTCGCCGTGCTCTCGGTCATGGTTACCTGCGCCCTCCCTATCGGCGAGAAAAAACAAGCCGGAAAACAGGCGGCTCAGGTTTGCGGTTTTATGAATGAGCCCGATGACACCATCACCGAATTTATCGGCGGGAAAGCACAGGAGATCGATCCCCATGAGCTCGGCGGGGTCGTGTACGATGAATCCGGCAAACCGCTCGAAGGGGCGCTCGTCGACGCATGGACATGGTATACCCATGACGGTCACGAGGTATATACCGATGCCCAGGGGAAATTCAGGCTGAAAAACCTGTCGCGCGATAACAGGGTCGAGGTGCGCTTTTCCAAAGAGGGTTATTCCCCGGAGCTCATCATCATGCAGAAAACAGGCGTCAGTAATATAATTGTTCGCCTGGGTAACAAAACCTATTTCGAGGGCAGGGTTCTCGCCCCCGATGGCCGTCCTGTCCCGGATGCGCTCATACGGGCTTCCCAGGGACCGAAACGGGCGCACGGTGTCGTGATTACGTCAATCTGGACCGAGACCCGCTCCGGCAGGGACGGCAGGTACCGTCTTTATGTAGAGGCTGACACATACGATATCCAGGTCAGAGTACCCGGCACCGGCGGCGCCCGTCTCCAGGGGGAAGTCATCGACCGTAACAAGTCGAAAAATCTCGACATCACCCTCGCAAAGGGAGTGACCTTCCGGGCGCAGGTGGTCAACAGCCGCTCCGGTAAACCTGTCGAGGGTTTGCGGCTTTATAACTGGCAGAAGAAAGATATCGAGGGCATTTCCGATAAGAACGGCGCTCTGGAGATCATGGATATGCTGCCCGGACCGTTCGAGTTCAATGTGGAGGGAAAGGGTTATGCCCGCTGGTGGTCCGAAGAGGCAAGTAAAGAATGGGAGCGTAAGATGATCAGCAGCAGGACCGGCTGGCAGCGTAATTTTGATGATCTTGAATTCGACCTGCAACTCAACATGAAGCCGGTAACGATTTTTGTCGAGGATGCGGTGACCATCACGGGCCGTGTGCTCGATCCGGACGGCAGACCGGTCGCAGGCGCCACGGTGGCTCCTGCTCACACAGGTTCGGGAAATTCAATTACGGGGGATACACGGTACAGTGTGCCCACGAACGATGACGGTACCTTCGAGATGATCCTTCCCGCAAGCGGCGATACGGAATACAACCTCGTCGCGCATGACGGGAAATATACCGAATGGAGAACATGGGCAAACGGCATCAAGGAACCCATCAAAACTCAGCCCGGTCAGGTCATCCGCGATGTCACCATCTCACTGACGCAGCCCGCGACCGTAACGGGTACAGTTGTCGACGAAGATGGAAAACCGCTTGCGCATCACGAGGTCAGGGCAAGCGCTACCGATAAGCTGGAAAACCGTTACTACGATCCCACGACGCGGACTGACGACAAGGGCAATTTCACCCTGAAATACATACGACCGGGGTCTCAATTCATCCAGGCAGCGCCCTTCTGGCTCAGTGCAGAAGAAGCGCCTTACGGAAGTACGGTTACGCTTTATCTTTCCGCCGGAACGGTAAAAGACGGTGTACAACTGGTGGGAAATGTCAAAAAGAAATAAAAGGGCAGAGGGACTAAAAAGGCGTAAGGACTGAGAGATAAAGGTGTATTGAAAATTTATAATTTCTGTCAATCCCGGTTGTTGTCTCAAAAAGTCGGATTGCCTTGAAATACCCGAGCCAAGAGCGGCAATGATACACTATTGCCGCTTTTTTTATAACATACTGTAAAGAAACGATATAGACAAATCACCAAACCCGTTCACCGAAATGTATCCCACCGAAAATACTCACTCCATACCATTATAGGCGGCATATCCACTTAAAATTGATTATATTGATAATAACAACGGCACAATCTCCGGTTCTTTCTCCTGGGTCAGAACCACACAATCGGCAATAATACGGAATTTTGTCTTTCTTTGTCAATTTTATGGAGTTTTTTTATGTCAGGAAAAAAAGCGTTGATTTGTTTTACTGTGTGTTTTTCTGTCTTTATTTTTTGGGGAGCTCTTGGACATGGCCCATTCAAACGGTTTGCACTGGCTCAGAAAAAGCCCATGGATCAGCCGGATGTCGATATGTTCATGGGAAACTGGAAAGATTCGAAAATTCGGATGGAATTCGGCAAGCTTGAGGTTCGCGATATATTGACCAGGTGTACGGGCGATCCGCTCAGTCCCGGAAAAAAAGGCGCCGTGCTCACCGACATTAACGCTGTCAGCTATGCCGTCCTCAAGCCTCATGCCTCTACAAAGCCCTCAGTGCTTAAAAGCGAACAGCACATCTATTATATCGTATCGGGGAAAGGCACCATAAAAGCCGGCGCTCAAACAGCCGATCTTTTCGAGGGTATCGGCATAATCATGCCGCCGGGTATCGAGTTTACCATAAGCAATCCGGGTGACGAGCTTCTTGCCATGTACCGCATTACCGAACCGATCCCCTCCGGCTTCAGACCACGCACCACCATGGTCGTACGATCCGAGTATGACAACACGATCAGCACGAACCTGCGGAGAGGCAGCAGCAATGACTGGCTTTTCGAGAGGGAAGATGGCCTTTCGACCCTTGTCGCCCTGAATCCGGTGATGTACGAGCCGAGATCAATGGTTCCGCCCCATGTTCATCCGGACGATGTCGAGGAGGTGTGGATTGCGGTTAAGGGCGATCTTTTTCTCCAGGTCGGCAGCCAGCGCAGGAACTTTCCCGCCGGAACGGCATACAAAGTTCCCGCTGACAGCAGAACCCCCCATGCAAACATCAATACCGATGAAGTTTCCAAAAAACTCCTCTGGATGATGAAAGTCCCGGTTGTAACCGTTCCGGGAGGACGAAAAGAGGACGATCTCAAGGGTATTATATAATCCGGTTATTCAATGAGCTCATAATCATTCATCTATTGCACGTTTATTGTCATTCCCGGGAACGAAGTGAATCGGGAATCCAGTATTACCGTCGCTCTGTTGCGGATGTTTTATGATGGATTCCCGTTTTCACGGGAATGACACCTTAATATGCGGTAATACAGATCACAGGTTTTCCGAATAGAAATTAACTACACCACAGGAAACTGCGAGGAATACTTTCTAACCCGACCTATTCACAAAAATTTAATAGAACGCGGATTTACACGGATCGGACGGATTTTCGCGGATTTTATTCTTTGTTTATTTATATTTTCAGGTGTTAATGTTTTATTAATTGTTAATGATAGTATAAATAATATGTTATATAAATTTGTGTCTTCGTGGTTAAATATATTCATGAATAATCCGGGCTAATAAAAAACCGATAAATATAAAGAGCGCATTACCATCATATAAATATATTCAATACTTTCTTTTAATTTTTGAGGTGCCGAATCATGAAACCATACAGACGGACATTCCTTGCGGGTCTGGGAGGACTCGCCCTCGGTACTGTACTCGGCTCCAACGAGGCATCGACAGCGCTACCCGGTGAAATCCCGGAACTGCCATGGCCTTACGAAAAGCTCGATATCGAGGAAACCCGAAGGCAAGGTCATATGTGGGATTATCGGACCAACTGCGCTTCGGGCGCGTTCATCGCCATTATAAGCCAGCTCCGGGAAAAAGTCGGGCATCCATGGACACTCATGCCGTTGAACCTGTATGCGTACGGCGGAGGCGGGATTGTCGGGTGGGGAACGATCTGCGGCGCCTTGAACGGCGCCGCAGGAGCGATCAATCTTGCCGCCGGACCCGCCAATCAGGGCCGTCTCGTGAACGAACTCCTCGGCTGGTATACGGAACAACCGTTTCCGGGCGATACAGCTAACCGTTACGGTGTCGAACACACTTTTCTCGTTGCGGAATACCGCTCCGATAAAGCGCTCACCCAGTCTGTCTCAGGGTCGCCTCTATGCCATGTTTCGCTGAGCCGGTGGTGTGCCGCATCCGGACTTGCGAGCGGTTCTCCCGAAGCGGGTGAACGGTGCGCGAGATTGTGCGGAGATGTTGCTGCAAAGGCCGTGGAACTGCTCAATGCTTTCAGGGATAACACCTTCTCGGCGGTGTTTGTTCCCCGGAAGGAAACGGAACAGTGCATGAGCTGCCACCATGTCGGACCGGATGTAAAAGCCGGCAATACGACTACGGGAAAGCTCAACTGCCTGAACTGTCATGAGCCGCACCGGTAATCCGGAAAATAGAACCTGAACCGGTATCCAGACCAGAAAGAAATCGACTCATTTATTTCGATATGCAAAAATAACTCCTTGAACCATTAAGTAAATATGATATGTTTCATTGAAAAATATCGAAAGACAACTTTTTCTATCCGGTTTCGGAGGAGGAGACAATGACAATATTCCGCGCACGAAAAACAGTTTCAAAGATAACGTATCTATCCATGTGCCTTTTAATCTCCGGTGTGACATTCTCTTTTTCTGAGGAGACACCTCCCCTCAGTACCGACCGTCCCGACCAGACAGAATCGACATCGATTACCATGCGGGGATGCTATCAGGTAGAAACCGGAGCCGTTCGCGCAGTAAACGATGATGCAACCACAATATTTCTTCCGGGAACGCTTTTCAGAACCGGTTTATTCCGGAATATGGAACTACGGTTTGGTATTGATGGCTGGTTGATGGACAGGGACAGCGATGAAAACGGATTCGGAGATTCCCGTCTCAGCGCAAAAATAAGATTCAAACAGGAATCCGGCCTGATACCCGAAATGGCGCTCATTCCATCGATTTCATTTCCCACCGGGGAAAAGGGGTATTCGAGCGAGAGGTATGATCCGGAACTCCGCATGGCATTTGCCCACAGTATCAAGGACAATCTCTCACTCGGGTACAATGTTGCCGTTTCATGGTCGAGCGCGGCATCAGAATCCGGTGAAATCGCCACGCTCGCTTCTTTTCCCTGGTCGGTCTCGCTCGGGCAGGGCATTTCGGATCGTATTGGCTCGTTTACCGAGCTATACGGCGAGATTCCTATCAATTCACCCGGCGGGCCGGCAAATTCCTTCGACTGCGGTTTCACTTTCCATGTGTCTGACAACTGCCAGCTCGATCTTGAGGGCGGAGTCGGAATATCCGAGGCTGCGGACGACTGGTTCACAGGCGCGGGCGTGAGCTACAGAATTCCCTGAATGTTTCACTGCCGCCGTGTGAAATCGAGCAGGTGACCTACAACAGCCTTGGCGCCCTTTGCTATAAACTTGATGTCCGCCGGTGAACGGATACTCCTGAGGTAGCGGAGAACATAGGACGGCTGGAGAAACGAGCGGTAGATGGAATTACACAGCTCGGTAACCTCTTCGGGGGACATGTCCGGCGTTTTGAATACCGGCGCGGTCATATCGAATTTCTCGTAGTCGGCGGAATCGAACCTCAGCCATCCGTTTTCAACAGCCTCACGGTAAAGCGGCGTTCCGGGATACGGCACGGCGACCGTGGACTGGAGCATGTCCGCCAGCCCTTCTTTCATGAGCCGCCGCGCAAGGGCGAGAGTCTGTTCGGCGTCGGACCTCGTTTCCCACGGGTAACCGACCATGATGGTGAGGTGAACCTCGAGGCCCGCTTCCTTCGCGATACGGCATCCTTTTTCGATATCTTCGACCTTCGTTCCTTTTTTGAGGCGGTCGAGCGTTTTCTGGCTCGCCGATTCCAGGCCGAGTTTCATGAGACGGAAACCGGCTTCACGCATGAGCGCCGCCCGCTGGGGATTGAGATAATCGAACCGGAAATTGATGGAAATCCGCAGCTTCCTGTTGTACCCGCGCCTGATCATTCCCTTGCAGAAACGGTCGAGCCATCCGCCCGAGGGAAACGACCCGGTATCGTCGAAAATTTCACGGACACCGTACCGCTCGATCAGCATGCCGATTTCGTCGAGGAGTTTCTCCGGCGTGCGTGTTCTGAACGTCG encodes:
- a CDS encoding C-GCAxxG-C-C family protein, whose protein sequence is MKPYRRTFLAGLGGLALGTVLGSNEASTALPGEIPELPWPYEKLDIEETRRQGHMWDYRTNCASGAFIAIISQLREKVGHPWTLMPLNLYAYGGGGIVGWGTICGALNGAAGAINLAAGPANQGRLVNELLGWYTEQPFPGDTANRYGVEHTFLVAEYRSDKALTQSVSGSPLCHVSLSRWCAASGLASGSPEAGERCARLCGDVAAKAVELLNAFRDNTFSAVFVPRKETEQCMSCHHVGPDVKAGNTTTGKLNCLNCHEPHR
- a CDS encoding M56 family metallopeptidase, whose product is MTSTQIFSVLDAFGYHTIRLLISVAWQSSLLIAAVALIVFMLRRQSAAVRHVFWAVLLCSLPVIPLLVWTTSILKTPKAEITIIPAYTAPSMRQPDGFVIEPSISTGAETDKNGSTGTFPFKPGDYPWALGLAIYALGAVFFLVWMAIGRLCIWRWKRTGVVLTDRRVIDTFLTARERLGIRRGFTVIENPEVPAPLTAGTFHPVVLVPAGFTDGLTDEELSALAVHELTHVKRNDALVFSVVSVVRALFFFHPLVWLATDQVVVLAEHACDEAVLDSVSEPFVYIEMLVGLASNRSRRRFVTEMAAGFVISKHAFLRRVEVMLSDKGKRIRSLSRGFLAGTVIVAVLSVMVTCALPIGEKKQAGKQAAQVCGFMNEPDDTITEFIGGKAQEIDPHELGGVVYDESGKPLEGALVDAWTWYTHDGHEVYTDAQGKFRLKNLSRDNRVEVRFSKEGYSPELIIMQKTGVSNIIVRLGNKTYFEGRVLAPDGRPVPDALIRASQGPKRAHGVVITSIWTETRSGRDGRYRLYVEADTYDIQVRVPGTGGARLQGEVIDRNKSKNLDITLAKGVTFRAQVVNSRSGKPVEGLRLYNWQKKDIEGISDKNGALEIMDMLPGPFEFNVEGKGYARWWSEEASKEWERKMISSRTGWQRNFDDLEFDLQLNMKPVTIFVEDAVTITGRVLDPDGRPVAGATVAPAHTGSGNSITGDTRYSVPTNDDGTFEMILPASGDTEYNLVAHDGKYTEWRTWANGIKEPIKTQPGQVIRDVTISLTQPATVTGTVVDEDGKPLAHHEVRASATDKLENRYYDPTTRTDDKGNFTLKYIRPGSQFIQAAPFWLSAEEAPYGSTVTLYLSAGTVKDGVQLVGNVKKK
- a CDS encoding transporter, producing MTIFRARKTVSKITYLSMCLLISGVTFSFSEETPPLSTDRPDQTESTSITMRGCYQVETGAVRAVNDDATTIFLPGTLFRTGLFRNMELRFGIDGWLMDRDSDENGFGDSRLSAKIRFKQESGLIPEMALIPSISFPTGEKGYSSERYDPELRMAFAHSIKDNLSLGYNVAVSWSSAASESGEIATLASFPWSVSLGQGISDRIGSFTELYGEIPINSPGGPANSFDCGFTFHVSDNCQLDLEGGVGISEAADDWFTGAGVSYRIP
- a CDS encoding radical SAM protein, with the translated sequence MKIFVSYPPLDGKGTPMLGQNRQFQWFHNPSFIYPMVTASAATLLKEKGHEVAWDDGIARRWTSQRWWENILAEKPGLIAMETKTPVVKLHWDIADRIKRELPGTVVVLMGDHITALPGETMERCRCDFAITGGDYDFLLASVVDHIMTGAALEPGIWYRDGGSVKNTGQFRLDHDLNELPPVDRELTEWRLYGEPLYKREPFTYTMAGRDCPWAKCTFCSWTTLFPTFRTRTPEKLLDEIGMLIERYGVREIFDDTGSFPSGGWLDRFCKGMIRRGYNRKLRISINFRFDYLNPQRAALMREAGFRLMKLGLESASQKTLDRLKKGTKVEDIEKGCRIAKEAGLEVHLTIMVGYPWETRSDAEQTLALARRLMKEGLADMLQSTVAVPYPGTPLYREAVENGWLRFDSADYEKFDMTAPVFKTPDMSPEEVTELCNSIYRSFLQPSYVLRYLRSIRSPADIKFIAKGAKAVVGHLLDFTRRQ
- a CDS encoding cupin domain-containing protein encodes the protein MDQPDVDMFMGNWKDSKIRMEFGKLEVRDILTRCTGDPLSPGKKGAVLTDINAVSYAVLKPHASTKPSVLKSEQHIYYIVSGKGTIKAGAQTADLFEGIGIIMPPGIEFTISNPGDELLAMYRITEPIPSGFRPRTTMVVRSEYDNTISTNLRRGSSNDWLFEREDGLSTLVALNPVMYEPRSMVPPHVHPDDVEEVWIAVKGDLFLQVGSQRRNFPAGTAYKVPADSRTPHANINTDEVSKKLLWMMKVPVVTVPGGRKEDDLKGII